CCCCGAGAGTTCTCGCCCACCAGGGCGAGGAACGCGTCCTCCAGGCGGCGCCGCGGCACCACCCGGTCCACCCCGATGCCGGCCCGGACCAGCTCGGCGACCACCTCGCTGCGGGCGGTGCCGTTGGTGTCCACCACGAGCTGCCCCTCGCCGTCGGGAAGCACCCGCACCCCGTCCAGGCCGTCCAGCACCGCCCGGGCGGCCTCCGGGTCGGTCACGTCGAAGAGCACGCTGGGCGACTCGCCGACGATCTCCTCGACCGGGCCTGAGGCGACGATGCGGCCCTTGTTCACCACCACGGCGTGCGTACAGGTCTGCTCCACCTCGGCGAGCAGGTGGCTGGAGACCAGCACCGCCCGTCCGTCGGTGGCGTAGCGCTGGAGCACCCGGCGCATCTCCGCGATCTGCGGCGGGTCGAGCCCGTCGGTGGGCTCGTCGAGCACCAGCAGCTCGGGCAGGCCCAGCATCGCCTGCGCGATGGCGAGGCGCTGTTTCATGCCGTGGCTGTAGTTCTTGATCCGCCGGTGCACGGAGTCGCCCAGGCCGGCGATCTCCAAGGCCTCCTCGAAGTGCGCGTCCTCGGCCGGCCGCCCGGTGGCCCGCCAGTACGCCTTCAGGTTCGCAAGCCCCGACAGGTGCGGCAGGAAGCCCGGCCCCTCGACCAGCGCGCCGATCCGGGACAGCACCGGCGACCCGGGCACCAACCGGTGCCCGAAGACGTAGATCTCGCCGGCGGTGGGCTGGGTCAGCCCCATCAGCACCCGCAGCGTGGTGGTCTTGCCCGCGCCGTTCGGGCCGAGCAGGCCGACGACCTGACCGGGGTGCACCTCGAAGTCCACGTTCGAGACGGCGACGAAGCCGTCCGCGTACTCCTTGCGGAGCTGCCGCACGGCCAGCGGGACGCCCGCGTACGCCGGGTGCACGGAACTGTCCTGGCGGCGGTGCCGGCGGCGGACCACGGCGACGACCACGACGAGCCCGACCACGATCGCGGCCACCAGCCCGACCAGCACCCAGCGCCAGACGACGGCGGCGGTGGGGATCGGGTCGCCGGCGACGGTCGGCAGGCTGACCGTGCTTCCGCCGGCCGAGACGGTGTGCACGGCCGGCTCGACGGGAGTGGCGTACGCCTGGTCGGAGGTCGCCACCACCACGCGCAGCCGGTGCCCGGCCTCGAGGCGCCGGACGATCGCCGGCAGGGTGACGGTGACCGGCCGCGCCGCGTCGATCGTCGGCGGCAGGCCGGTGAGCCGGACCGGGGCGACCAGGCCGTTGGGCAGGGTGGCCGCGCCGTTGGGGTCGACGTCGTAGAGCTTGACGAAGAGCACGGCCTCGCCAGTCGGCGACGCCGCCCGCACGTCGACCGTCGGGGCGCCGACGACGTCCACCGCCTCGGCCAGCGGCTCCGACTCGAACCGGGCGTGCTGGCCCGGGATGTCCCCGGCCACGCCGCCGAGCAGCGACGACAACTCACCGGCGAAGGGCACCGAGGAGATGGCGGCCGGGTTGCGCGACGGCGGGTTGGCCACGGGCTGGGCGGGGCCGGCCACCGGCACGTCCCGGCGGGCCGTGCCGGCGACGCCGGGGTAGTCGGCGTAGCGGTAGCCGGTGGCCACCAGTCCCCGGTCGAGGGCGTCGAAGCCGGCGATGCGGGACCAGGTGAAGTCGTCGCCCGGTGCCTCGCCCTCGCCCTTGACGTAGTGGTCGAGCCACTGCACGGTCAGGAACTTCACGCGGTCCGAGTCGGTCTTCGGACCCTCGCCGCCGTCGTGCCCGCCGGTGAACCAGGCCACCCGGACGGGCGTGCCGGCGGCGGCGATGCCGCGCGCGTTGGCGTCCGCCTCGCCGAGCGGGAAGAGGGTGTCCGCCTCGCCCTGCACCAGCAGGGTCGGCGCCTTGATCCGGTCGAGCACCCCGGCCGGGCTGGAGCGGCGCAGCAGGTCCACGGCGGCCTGGTCGGCCCTACCGGTGGTGGCGATCCGCAGGTACGCGGCGCAGATGTCGGCGGCGAACCGGCCGCAGGCCGGGTCGGCGGCCCCGGCGGGGGCGCGCCCCGGTCCGGTGCCCGGACCGGCGCCCGGCCCCGGGCTGGGCGGGCCGGCGGAGGCGGGCGCCCCCTCGGGCTGGGCGGCGCTGGTCCCGGAGAGCCCGGCCGGCCCGGAGCCGACGTTGCCGCCGCCGCCGAAGAAGAGGCCGGCCCAGCCGGACTTGAACACGCCCTCGGTGGGCTCCTTGCCCGTGCTCTCCGGCAGGAAGGAGCGGGACAGGTCGTTCCAGGTGATCATCGGCACGATCGCGTCGACGCGCTGGTCCTGCGCCGCGAGCAGCAGCGCCAGGCCGCCGCCGTACGAGCCGCCGACGACGCCGACCTTCGGGTCCCCGGCCGCGTCGGTGCGGATCTCGGGCCGGGCGGCGAGCCAGTCCAGCAGACGTTCGGCGTCCCGGACCTCGTAGTCCGGGTGGTCCAGGTGGATCTGCCCGCCGCTGCGGCCGAAGCCCCGCGCGGTCCAGGTGAGCACCGCGTAGCCGCGTCCGGCGAACTCCTCGGCGTCGGCGCGGACGGACTCCTTGGTGCCGCCGAAGCCGTGCGCCAGCAGCACCGCCGGCACCTTGTTCGCCGCCGAGGCGTCCTCCGGCAGGTAGAAGGTGGTGTCCAGGTCGACGGGCTCGTTCCCGGCCGGCCCGGAGCGGACGTTCACGAACGCCGCCTCGGTGCGGACGGCCGGCTCCTGCGGCAGGACGGCCCAGGTCACGGCGGCGGCGAGCAGCACCACGACCACCGTCGCGGCGACGGCGCGTCGGCGGGTGGGCAGGGCACGCCGGATCCACGCGGCCGACAACGGCGATCTCATTCGGCACACGGTACGGCCCGGATCCTGAGCGTTGGCTGAGATCCTCCGTACGTTCGTCCGGCTGATCCGATCGGCGTCGCACCGGCGCGGTCCAGACCGTCCCACCGAGATGAATTCGGATCACGTGAATTCCGATGTTCGTCGGAAATCCTCTCCGATCCATCCTTGTCACTCTCTGCCCCGGCACGCACGGTGCCCGACGGGTGACCCAACGGCTACTTCGGGCTTCATGACGCAAAGCTGACCGTCCGGCGGCCGGAACGGCCCCCGCTGGTCGGTTAGTTTTCCGGTCCGGTGCACGGGACTTCACCGTCGACCCCCGACACCCCACCGATCCCGTGCTCCCGCCGGAGGAGACAGACATGACCGTCCCCGCACCGCCGGCCCCCCGGCGGCCCACCACGGTGGGCCGCGTACTGCCGCTGCTGCTCCTCGTCGCCCTGCTCGCGCCGATGGCCCTGCTCTTCGTCCAGACCTGGCAGCTCACGGCCGATGACCGGGACCTGGCCGGGCGGGAACGGCTGGGCGTGGAGTACCTGCGCGCCCTCGCCCCGGTCACCCACGCCCTGGTCGACGCCCAGTCCGCCGCCGTCGCCGCCCGGCCCGTCACCAGCGAGGCGCTGACCCGCGCGGTCGAGGCCGCCGCCTCCGTCGACGCGCGGATCGGCGACGAGTTGCGCACCCAGGAACGCTGGGCGGGCCTGCGGGCCAGGATCGAGGCGCTGGGCGCCCGCGGCCCCGCCGACCCGGAGGCGGCCTTCACCGCGTACGGCGAGGCCACCGACCTGCTGCTGGCCCTGCACGGCAAGGTCCGGGAGACGTCCGGGCTCGTCCGCGACCCCCGACCGGACTCCTTCTTCCTCCAGCACGCGACCCGGGACCTGCCCGAGACGGTGGTGGCGACCGGACGGCTGGCCGACCTGGCCGTGCTCGCCGCCCGCCGGCCCGCCGCTGACCGGAACCGCACCGCCGTCGAGATCGCCGCCCTCCGGGTGGGCGTCCTCACCCCGGCCGGCGACCTGGTCACCGACCTGCGGGCCGCCGTGGACAGCTCGGAGAGCGCCGACCTCGGCCCGAGCGTGCTGAACCCGCTCGACACCTACCAGCGGGCCGTCGAGGCGTTGGCGGCCCACTCCGCGCCGGCCGGTCGCGACGCCGAGACCGACCAGGCGCGGATCGCCGGCGCCCGGCACAACGCGCAGACCGCCGCCGAGCAGCTCCAGCCCGTCATCCTGGACGAACTCGACGCGCTGCTCGCCGGACGCTCCCGCGACCTGGACCGGGACCGTTGGCTGACCGTGGCGGCCGGGGTGCTGGCCGTCCTGCTGTGGGCGGCGCTGGGCGCGGTGTGGCTCGCCGCCGTCCGGCGGGCCTCCGGGCGCGCGGCACAGGCCCGGCGGGAGCGGTACGGCGCCGACGCCCCGCCGGAGGACACGCCGTGGCAGCCGGGCGCCGCCCGGGGTACGGAACCGCGTCAGCTCCAGCCCGCGGGTTCGGCCCGCGAGCCCGGGAGCGCGCAGTGGGGGACCTTCGATGCTGCTCGCTAGGCTCCGCATCCGGGGCAAGCTCGCGCTGCTCGTGGTCATCCCGCTGCTGAGCATGGTGGCGCTGGCCGTGCCGGCGGTGCTCGACCGCGTGGCTGCCGCGCAACGGGCCGGCGAGATCGCCGACCGGGTCCGCGTCGCCAGCCGGATCGGCAGCCTCGTGCAGGACCTGCAACAGGAGCGCGTCCTCTCGGTCGGGCTGCTGCTCGGCCGGGTCACCCGCAGCGAGCTGATGCAGAAGACCGCCGGCGTGGACGATCGGGTCGCCGACCTGCGGGCCGCCCCGGCAGGCCTGCTGCCGCCGGAGGTGACCGAGGCCCTGCACGGCGTACGCGGGCTGACCGACCTGCGTGCCGCGGTGCTCGCCGGCACCGCCAGCCCGGACCAGATCATGGCCGCGTACGGGCCGGTCAGCACGGGACTGATCGACGCGCTGCGGCTGCCGTTCGGGGTGGACACCGACACGGCGGCCGGGCGGCAGGTGCTGGCCCTGGACGGGTTGCTCCGCGTCGACGAGGCGATGGGCGCCTGCGCCACCCTCATCGTGCTCGTCAAGGCCACCGGCTCGCCCCGGGCGAGCGCCTCGTACGTCGCCTGCATGGCGGGGCTGCGGGCGGACAACCAGGGGTTCCGCAGCCTGATCACGCCGGAGCAGCTGAAGCTGGTGACGCTCAACGACGCGGCCGTGGCCGCCCGGACCAGCGCGGACTTCCTCACCAGGAGCGCGCTGGACCCGGCCGGCGCGACCAGGGACATCCCGTTGGACGCGCTCTTCCCGTCGGTCCGCTCGATGATCACCTTCGGGCAGTTCATCGAGAAGAAGCTCGTCGCCGACGTCATCGCCGAGGTGAGCGGGCAGCAACGCCGGGCGCTGACCGAGGCGTACCTGGTGGGCGGGATCGTCACCCTGATCCTCGCCCTGGTGGTGCTGCTCAGCGCGGCCGTCGCCCGGACGGTGGCCCGGCCGCTGACCGGCTCACCCGCTCCGCCGACCGGGTGGCCCGGGTCGCCGAGGCGGAGCTGACCCGAGTCGCCGACGAC
The sequence above is drawn from the Micromonospora sp. M71_S20 genome and encodes:
- a CDS encoding alpha/beta fold hydrolase; the protein is MRSPLSAAWIRRALPTRRRAVAATVVVVLLAAAVTWAVLPQEPAVRTEAAFVNVRSGPAGNEPVDLDTTFYLPEDASAANKVPAVLLAHGFGGTKESVRADAEEFAGRGYAVLTWTARGFGRSGGQIHLDHPDYEVRDAERLLDWLAARPEIRTDAAGDPKVGVVGGSYGGGLALLLAAQDQRVDAIVPMITWNDLSRSFLPESTGKEPTEGVFKSGWAGLFFGGGGNVGSGPAGLSGTSAAQPEGAPASAGPPSPGPGAGPGTGPGRAPAGAADPACGRFAADICAAYLRIATTGRADQAAVDLLRRSSPAGVLDRIKAPTLLVQGEADTLFPLGEADANARGIAAAGTPVRVAWFTGGHDGGEGPKTDSDRVKFLTVQWLDHYVKGEGEAPGDDFTWSRIAGFDALDRGLVATGYRYADYPGVAGTARRDVPVAGPAQPVANPPSRNPAAISSVPFAGELSSLLGGVAGDIPGQHARFESEPLAEAVDVVGAPTVDVRAASPTGEAVLFVKLYDVDPNGAATLPNGLVAPVRLTGLPPTIDAARPVTVTLPAIVRRLEAGHRLRVVVATSDQAYATPVEPAVHTVSAGGSTVSLPTVAGDPIPTAAVVWRWVLVGLVAAIVVGLVVVVAVVRRRHRRQDSSVHPAYAGVPLAVRQLRKEYADGFVAVSNVDFEVHPGQVVGLLGPNGAGKTTTLRVLMGLTQPTAGEIYVFGHRLVPGSPVLSRIGALVEGPGFLPHLSGLANLKAYWRATGRPAEDAHFEEALEIAGLGDSVHRRIKNYSHGMKQRLAIAQAMLGLPELLVLDEPTDGLDPPQIAEMRRVLQRYATDGRAVLVSSHLLAEVEQTCTHAVVVNKGRIVASGPVEEIVGESPSVLFDVTDPEAARAVLDGLDGVRVLPDGEGQLVVDTNGTARSEVVAELVRAGIGVDRVVPRRRLEDAFLALVGENSRGSGDR
- a CDS encoding nitrate- and nitrite sensing domain-containing protein; the encoded protein is MLLARLRIRGKLALLVVIPLLSMVALAVPAVLDRVAAAQRAGEIADRVRVASRIGSLVQDLQQERVLSVGLLLGRVTRSELMQKTAGVDDRVADLRAAPAGLLPPEVTEALHGVRGLTDLRAAVLAGTASPDQIMAAYGPVSTGLIDALRLPFGVDTDTAAGRQVLALDGLLRVDEAMGACATLIVLVKATGSPRASASYVACMAGLRADNQGFRSLITPEQLKLVTLNDAAVAARTSADFLTRSALDPAGATRDIPLDALFPSVRSMITFGQFIEKKLVADVIAEVSGQQRRALTEAYLVGGIVTLILALVVLLSAAVARTVARPLTGSPAPPTGWPGSPRRS